The Platichthys flesus chromosome 5, fPlaFle2.1, whole genome shotgun sequence genome contains the following window.
CGGAAGTGGCAGCAGCACCAACACCTTGTCACCAGGAGAGAACGCTCGATGCTTTGCCCTTTGGTCATACCACCCCTTCATCCGTCCTTGGGATTCCCCCAAGTTCTGCCTCGCCAGTTCACATGCCTTGTTCAGCTTTGACCGAAAATTACAAACAAAGTCTAGCAAATTTGTGGCGGGGGACTGGTTTGCCAACCATCTCTCTTTCAAAAGTTTCAAAGGGCCCCCTCACAGTATGACCGAACACCAGTTCAGCTGGACTAAAGCCAAGGGACTCTTGAGTGACCTCTCTAGTTGCAAAGAGGAGCAAAGGGGTTCCCTCATCCCAATCTCTCTCAAACTCCTTACAGTAGGCTCGTAACATGGACCTTAGGGTCTGATGAAACCGCTCAAGGGCCCCTTTAGACTCTGGATGGTAAGCAGATGAAGTCTGGTGCTCAATAGACAACTGCTGGAGAACCTGAGAGAACACACGGGACATAAAATTTGAACCCTGGTCGGTCTGGATAACTCTTGGCAGGCCAAACACTGTAAAGAAAATAAGGGCCTTGGAAATGGCTGAAGCAGTGATTCTACGTAAAGGGATAGCTTCAGGAAACTGGGTAGCTGTACACATGATTGTCAATAAGTACTGGTTACCTGATTTGGTACGAGGAAGGGGACCAACACAATCAAGATACGCTCAAAAGGCTCTCCTATGGCAGGGATAGGATGTAACTGAGCTGGGGGAATCTTCTGGTTGGGCTTACCAATAGTTTGGCACACATGACATGTTCTACAATGCTCAGCAACATCAGATTTCACACCAggccaaaagaaatgtctcagCACTCTGTCTAAAGTTTTCTTAATCCCCATATgaccagcaagacaatgatcatGAGCCAACTGCAAGACATCCTGACGATAGACACTTGGCACTACCACTTGAAACACACTACTCCAATCATCATGACAGGACAGTTTTGGAGAAGTCCACTTTCTCATTAACACACCATTGTTTACAAAATAGCAACAAGACACAGCTGTCATCTCATCAGGAACAACCTGGTCAAAAAGAGAAGATAAGGTTTCATCTCCCCCCTGCTCACACTTGAGCTTGTTACCAGAGGGAAACACTTTACCAAATCCCAACATGTCACCCTTCGCCAAAAATGTGTCAAACAGTGCAATATCAGAATCAGcttctttgtcttgtttcttcttctttgacatGGCAAGGGTAGTGACAGACAGGGAATGCTTCTTGGTATTGCTTCTCAAGATCATCTGGGCATTTTGACACTACAGGAAAAGGAACAACCTCAGGAGCCGCAAGCACCCTACCACCGGCTAGGTCATTTCCCAAGATGAAGGACACCCCTTTAATGGGAATGCTTGAACACACAGCTACAGCTACTTCCCCAGAAACAAGATCAGTTTCAAGTGTAAGGTTATGCATAGGCAGAGAcagatacaccccccccccccccccccaaacccttGGACGAGGACACTAAAACCCAACTTAGACTGGTCAGAAAACAGTGGAAGGTCCAGTAGCATCAGAGACTGAAAAGCTCCACTATCTCTCCAAATCTTAATCGGTTGCTTGGTAGAAGGATCAGTGACAAGAGACACAAAACCATCCATAAGGAAAGACGAAGAACCAGGCAGCTCACTCTTTTGAGCGGGTTGGTCGATGTTTTGGATGACAGCActatttttcacagtttttagtAAGGCAACAGGCTTATAAGACTCAAGACAGGGCAATCTGCAATGAAGTGACCACTGTTCttgcaataaaaacaagtcCTCTATAATGGAGTACTCACAGTAGCCGATCTTCTAGTGAAAGCTGTAGAAACGGTGGGAGGAGGTTTTGAgctggtggaggaagtggtTGGAAACCGAGGTCTATTAAAACCAGTCCTTCCTTTTCGCTCACCTTGGTCGTTATCAAAGTTTACCTTGAGCGTCAATACAAACTTGTCTGCTAGAACAGCAGCCTTATCAAGAGTGGTCACTTCTTGCTGATTGAGATACTTGCTGAAGTACACACGGCAGTAGGCAGACAATCTTTAAAGTCCTCCAGCAGAACTAATTGTCTAAGATCTTCCTTAGTTTCCAGTTTTAGCTCTTGTGACTTGCACCAAGAGCTAAAACTGATCTCCTTTTCTCTTGCAAACTCAACATAAATTTGTTCATCAAGCTTACTGAGGCCTCTAAAACGCTGGCGGTACGCCTCAGGAACGAGCTCATAAGTTCTTAGAATAGCACCCTTAACTTTTTCATAGTCCTTGATATCCTCAATGTTCAAAGCAGTGTAAGCGTCTTGTGCTTTTCCCACCAGAACGCTTTGCAAAAGCGATGTCCAGGCATGTCTTGGCCAGTCTGACACAGTAGCCACTCGTTCAAAATGAGCGAAGTACCTCTCAACATTTTTCTCAGCAAATGGAGGTACTAGTCTGATGTTGCTTGCTACATTAAACTGAGCCGAGGCAGAACTGGATGAGCTCAAAGCAGCATGCTTAAATTCAAGCTCTTTTAGGAAACGCTCATGTTCTAGGTGCATTTGTCTTTCCCTAAGGATAcgctctttttctttatcctcTAGTTCTAATTCTCGAAACGCCAACTCCTTCAACCTGAACTCCAGCACAGCATCTGACATTTGATGCTGATATGCTGGTAAAGCAGACGGCTTTAGGACGCCTCCTTCTGCTAGGCTAGCCTTAAGTGCTTCTTTTAAATTATCTTTAAGACGTTTATCACCACTGGCAATCTCAATGTCATAATGGCTGGCAAGGCTAAGGAGCTGTTCTTTAGTGAGCTGACAAAGCAACTCCTCCGAGGGTGCACTAATAAAGTCATCGATGGCCTCCATACCAGATAACTTCAGTAACCAAACATACAAAATACACCAATCGCCGCTACCCAAGGTTTCAACTTAAACCAGTACGCCCAATACACACCTCATCCAACACTACAGCTTAACACAAATTCTCTCTACTAAATGATTCTTGAAACCATGATCACAGAGATAGGCCTAGTAACTCCCATCTAGCTACTAAGTAGCACAAAATATTACCCATAAAAACCCATTACCAAAATGGACCCTGCTGGTAATCAAGACCAAGGCAACAACAACCTCCGGGAAAACTAGCCCACAAGGTCAAGctagacaccacacacaccgcACCTGACAAATCCACAAGctttacaaaacaaagttaGGACCCTGGACATGTTACCACAACTGTCCCCATAAAGCAGTCACTAACTCAAATAACTTTACAAATCAATCACTGCTGAGCACAGTGAGCAAGCCTCCGAGTGCAAATGATCATCTAAGCAAGCCCCCTGGTACCTGCCTAACTTCAAACTAACCCTAACTGTCTTCTGAGGCGTGCCGGGCTCGAGGCCTCTTTAAAGCAAAATTCAGTTAACCTCAGCCATGTGACCAAGGCCCTGAAATGCTCGCCCCCACCAGAGAACAAGTCTCCACCCAGGATTACCtcgaaaaaaaataaataagtaaatataacAAATAGTGCACCGATGGAAGGACAGATTGCTCTGCCCAGCTGGCACACTCCCTTACTAACCAGGGAGATCACTCacaacttaaaatcatagcacTCAGATTCAATGCTCACCATACTCACCatgacaagaagaaaaataactcaTCCAGATTGATACGGGACGAGCCCCCAATATGTTACAACCCGGCTCGACGGAAGTAACATAAAGTAGACAAACAAGGATTAATTATAAGAAAACTGGGTTTATTGTTAATCAGACTGGTGAATGGGATCCAGCCCTGCCTGAAGAGAGGGCCATGAGTGAAGCCTCCCAGGCTtttaaggcagcagcaggtgccaggtgacgaggagaaggaggggctgaaggaggagctccaggagcACTGCAAAACAAGGAGCAGATCTGCACATAACAGACTTAGTGAAGTGTTTGTGActtaaaaaaaggtaaattaataTCGTTCCACAAGTGTCATGGGTCTAACTGCCTTACAACCCGTAAAAAATGGCATGTTTACATTGTCTTTGTGAGTCGTGACTTAGTGTGTGTAAAAATGTCTGCACCATGTTATATGAGAAAGAACATCTTGCCACTCACTGTGAGTTAATATTATGTTTGCTGTGTGTTTACTACACTGCTGATTGATTTGTGCATATTTTACAAgttgtaacattttatttacactttagAAGATGCAACTGCACGTACCAAGGCGTTCCAGGTTAGATTCAACATTCAATTGTGAGATAAAACAAGAAAGATTCAGTctgataaaatataaatgtgttttattcattccAGAGATTAGGTTAGATAAAGTTACATTTCAATTAGTTTGCAATTTGGACAAAACAAACCATTATGGAGGTGGTAGCGGAATTTCCACtagttacatttttaaacacCAAACAATGAATGAACAAATAAAGTTAGTGCTGCTTAAACATTCATGTGGGGGCAGTGATAATCTAATGAAGCAATATACTACTGATGGGTACCAGTCACATTGGTTTTAGTTGTGCAAAGTGTATTTGTAATACTTTCAGAACATTTTACTAATTATACTATCATAAATTTACTTACACTTTCCTTGCATGTAAAGGAGCACACTTTTTACAATAAGTAAAATACCTGAATACTTCTTACACAAACAATGAAATCCTTGATTCTGAATTACTATTTGACAATGTTGACACAGTACACAAAGAGCTTTATGACGGGCTGAGATACATTCAGCTACTGGCGTGTGCTGGTAGAGCAAACTAACAGTGTAATTCTCCTCATTGTTCGCAGCAGTGAGATTGCTGAACAGACCACTGAGGTCTGAGACTGAGATAATTTActggtatttacatgtaattaTAGAAAATTGAAGGCCAGCAGATGTCACTGGAAAAAATACTCCAGCATTTCGCTAAATTACATCTTATGTTTAGCCAATATAAAGAGCCAAACATCTGGAACAGCTGTCAGACTATCATCTGACCGGGGATTATGAAGTCCTtccaaataaacataaaaaagagaGGCTGTGGTAGTTATGGCAACATAGAGGCAATGTAAGATGTATCAGGGTACAGTGTGCACTAGactaaaactgtatttaaatgtgtgatgaTAGTAATGATGTTGCAGCAGCCAAACTCATGGGAAACTCCCTGGAGATGATGTGTAGACATGTAAAGTAGTTAATAAGGATGTGTGGCACATCAACAATTTTAATCTGAAAAAGCAGcaattgctttgtgtgtgtgtgtctgtgtttgtgtgcgtgtatgtgtgagtgcCCTCTATGTGTGCTCCAGATAGTGGGTGAGCAGGGAGggcagaggaagggaggggagaTCCTTCATTCTGGATCGACCAATCAGATTCCTGATCTGGATACGACACAACTGGTAGAGACTCCTCGGAGAAactggagagagacagaatccTTTTTAATTTCAACTTTTTGTACACATCAGTATTGGAAATCACATCAGTcgactgttgttgttgtggtacCTTCAaatgcttgtagcagctgctgtgtttttccaCCCTGAGGTGCTAACTCCACAGGTCGCTGATTGTTGCTATCTTTCAGGTTGACATCAgctccataatcgagcagcagTGACACCTGATCAGCATCGTCCTGTCTGACAGCTGCATGAAGAGGACTGTCTCCTCCTATGCCTGCATTGACATTGGCTCCTGGAGAGGACAAGAGTGGAGGAGAAGATAGACAGGGTTAACCTCTGCTGTGGAACCGAGTGGGACTGGATCCTTCAAAAGACTAGTAGTGACACATTGCATCTTCACAGAGAGGCTACAGTGGTCACAATTGCCACAGATGTCCAAAGTATAATTATGATAtgggatgagggggggggggggggggggtcacaaacATTCTGCATTCAGACATTTGAAAATccttgaaatgaaacaaacgCAAAGGGAGAAGTTGCTCTTTGGTGGAACTACTCACAGTTAATGCTCATAAATagtcacacaaataaaatgtctgaGTATTGGAATCATAACAATCATCTGAAAGAACAACAGACCCAGAAGTATCTAGAGATTTAAACTGCCATGTTAGTATATATCTGATGGGACTTAACAAGTGTATCTTTGtacaacacagaagaaaaaaaacgtaaCATTGCTGCACACTGGATAAAAACTCTCAGTACCTATCCACAGTACAAGAGTGAACCAAGCGAACACAGACGTGCATCAGACTGAAATGGCGAAAAACTGAAGTAAATGATACACacctctgtgcagcagaatcTTGGAGCAAGCTGTTTGTTGGTGCAGACAGCTCATGTAGAGAGGAGAGCCCAGGTCGGACACCTCATAGTCTGGATCTGCCCCATGAGTCAGTAGGGACTCTACACACTGGCTGCTAcctgtgaacacacacgcacacacacacacacacacacatacacaatgatGTAATTAagtagaggcggtggtctagtggcagaaacttggactatgggcagagaaggtctctggttcgtctctggttcgactccacggagagacaacaaaagacgaacccggattgatctgtccaaaaatccaagagtctccctaccctgtctagtgcccctaaGCAAGGTACCTTACTACCCCAATATCTgttccccgagcgccgtacattgttgctcactgctctgtgtgtcctgcaccagatgggttaaaagcatcTCAGCACCATCactgagattaaatttccctacctgcatgagaatgtctgtgcatgtgtttaggacTAATAAATGCTTCTTAATCGCATCTTAAAGTAGTGTATTTGAATTGAGGTTTAAAGATtacactgccccctgctggaccaCTCATTGAACATTATTACAACCTGACTTATAGATGTCGTAGCCATTAGCTCatcagtttcagtttgaaaatgctACAGAAGAAAGAACTTAAGTCATGGGGTTCAACCAAATTCAACCAAAATCTTCTGATTGGATATTGTGCAAATCCAACTGTAGCTACCCTGCTCGGTACAAAACTGTTCAGTCACATCCTGCATACAAGGTTCCCGTTCCCATGTATTTACCTCTCTTGCAGGCTTCGTGCAGAGCTGacgggaagtgtgtgtgtgacgtgtgtgtgtgtgctccattCTGCAGCAGTAGTTCCATACAGCTGACACttccagaaacacaacagttgtACAGAGGAGTGGCGCCATTGATGGTAGCAGCATTTACCTGGAGAGACGCAAAAATATGAGCAATGCCAAGTTactatatcacaca
Protein-coding sequences here:
- the LOC133953918 gene encoding ankyrin repeat and SOCS box protein 5-like — protein: MSCERNRSSMPEVPSGAPEVSRKRAAESGPPSEHIPKWKKVCWGILTSQGSWADCSPLHEAACQGRLLALRTLLAQGYHANIITFDHVTPLHEACLSGHVACVRALINAGANVNAATINGATPLYNCCVSGSVSCMELLLQNGAHTHTSHTHFPSALHEACKRGSSQCVESLLTHGADPDYEVSDLGSPLYMSCLHQQTACSKILLHRGANVNAGIGGDSPLHAAVRQDDADQVSLLLDYGADVNLKDSNNQRPVELAPQGGKTQQLLQAFEVSPRSLYQLCRIQIRNLIGRSRMKDLPSLPLPSLLTHYLEHT